One segment of Clavelina lepadiformis chromosome 2, kaClaLepa1.1, whole genome shotgun sequence DNA contains the following:
- the LOC143446976 gene encoding uncharacterized protein LOC143446976 isoform X1, with protein MEKREARDTNTKLGDKEFEESSVRRYGNKHTSLSSRTAQFEFEDNFDICDNTDSAPASSDQENEAKMTKDVMEDKLKSSKPINIPRVKQITNVDAHTDERKPIRFPNRFTPSPPSSLGDTVYDSPTLPRPSNDFNHVMIKLRRRGDIDRVRSCETVDDSSDGESCISSFRATPISMSVPERSGQKGRRTVHFDETTITLTAELGESAARFRSQWRKKRATNNSTRFGESKNISIYHDDNEMPSPEPERANTSNGKSIFDICNYSSYGRYT; from the exons ATGGAAAAACGAGAAGCGCGAGACACCAATACAAAACTGGGCGACAAGGAGTTTGAAGAATCCAGTGTAAGGCGATACGGTAACAAGCACACATCCCTCAGTAGCAGGACGGCGCAATTTGAATTCGAGGACAACTTTGATATCTGTGATAATACCGATAGCGCACCTGCTTCGTCAGATCAAGAAAACGAAGCCAAGATGACCAAAGACGTGATGGAAGATAAATTGAAAAGCAGCAAGCCAATTAATATACCGAGAGTtaag CAGATAACAAACGTGGATGCACATACGGACGAAAGAAAACCAATCCGGTTCCCAAACCGATTCACCCCGAGCCCGCCAAGTTCTCTAGGAGACACCGTATACGACTCTCCGACTCTTCCCCGTCCGTCAAACGACTTCAACCACGTGATGATAAAGTTACGTCGACGAGGCGATATTGACCGGGTGAGGAGTTGTGAGACTGTTGACGACAGCAGTGATGGAGAGTCCTGCATCAGTTCATTTAGAGCCACTCCTATCTCAATGTCAGTTCCCGAACGCTCAGGACAGAAAGGACGAAGAACG gtccATTTTGATGAAACCACGATTACATTAACTGCAGAACTGGGCGAATCAGCGGCAAGATTTCGATCTCAATGGCGCAAGAAACGAGCGACGAACAATAGCACTCGATTTGGCGAGAGCAAAAACATTAGCATATATCACGACGACAATGAAATGCCTTCGCCTGAACCAGAAAGGGCTAACACTTCAAATGGCAAATCGATTTTTGACATATGTAATTATTCATCATACGGGAGATATACGTAA
- the LOC143446976 gene encoding uncharacterized protein LOC143446976 isoform X2, with product MEKREARDTNTKLGDKEFEESSVRRYGNKHTSLSSRTAQFEFEDNFDICDNTDSAPASSDQENEAKMTKDVMEDKLKSSKPINIPRVKITNVDAHTDERKPIRFPNRFTPSPPSSLGDTVYDSPTLPRPSNDFNHVMIKLRRRGDIDRVRSCETVDDSSDGESCISSFRATPISMSVPERSGQKGRRTVHFDETTITLTAELGESAARFRSQWRKKRATNNSTRFGESKNISIYHDDNEMPSPEPERANTSNGKSIFDICNYSSYGRYT from the exons ATGGAAAAACGAGAAGCGCGAGACACCAATACAAAACTGGGCGACAAGGAGTTTGAAGAATCCAGTGTAAGGCGATACGGTAACAAGCACACATCCCTCAGTAGCAGGACGGCGCAATTTGAATTCGAGGACAACTTTGATATCTGTGATAATACCGATAGCGCACCTGCTTCGTCAGATCAAGAAAACGAAGCCAAGATGACCAAAGACGTGATGGAAGATAAATTGAAAAGCAGCAAGCCAATTAATATACCGAGAGTtaag ATAACAAACGTGGATGCACATACGGACGAAAGAAAACCAATCCGGTTCCCAAACCGATTCACCCCGAGCCCGCCAAGTTCTCTAGGAGACACCGTATACGACTCTCCGACTCTTCCCCGTCCGTCAAACGACTTCAACCACGTGATGATAAAGTTACGTCGACGAGGCGATATTGACCGGGTGAGGAGTTGTGAGACTGTTGACGACAGCAGTGATGGAGAGTCCTGCATCAGTTCATTTAGAGCCACTCCTATCTCAATGTCAGTTCCCGAACGCTCAGGACAGAAAGGACGAAGAACG gtccATTTTGATGAAACCACGATTACATTAACTGCAGAACTGGGCGAATCAGCGGCAAGATTTCGATCTCAATGGCGCAAGAAACGAGCGACGAACAATAGCACTCGATTTGGCGAGAGCAAAAACATTAGCATATATCACGACGACAATGAAATGCCTTCGCCTGAACCAGAAAGGGCTAACACTTCAAATGGCAAATCGATTTTTGACATATGTAATTATTCATCATACGGGAGATATACGTAA
- the LOC143447291 gene encoding uncharacterized protein LOC143447291: MSRKQSEGILENSRHLGNMLIRQSVKNIGTYVVSTLDASRTFKHYRVEEVSKNGSEVYVVKLKNAEPCFKSLEDLMKYFVSESQGTYQSNDDENTHATGSNDEDIYSTQIYLLTTKEKHGKPPVEIDFSWQVSAIITNKGNKMEVCGCEIIIPQGAVSRTFSKICMFSLYFGKALNLDQNTLAVTPTLQCSPSLEFNKPITIKLPTCYTQTRPGVTATVTAISSLDGTTWKNLTEIKHNKEQVITFQTDSFG, encoded by the exons ATGTCTAGAAAACAGTCGGAaggaattttggaaaattctCGACATCTCGGAAATATGTTGATCCGACAAAGTGTCAAAAATATTGGCACGTATGTGGTTTCTACGTTAGACGCAAGCAGAAC TTTTAAACACTACCGGGTGGAAGAAGTCAGTAAAAATGGAAGCGAAGTGTATGTGGTGAAGCTAAAAAATGCAGAGCCATGTTTTAAGTCGTTGGAGGatttaatgaaatatttcgTCAGTGAGAGCCAAGGAACTTACCAATCAAATGATGACGAAAACACACATGCAACTGGTTCAAATGACGAAGATATATACAGCACACAAA TTTATTTGTTGACCACGAAAGAAAAACATGGCAAGCCTCCTGTGGAAATCGACTTCTCTTGGCAAGTTTCTGCA ATAATAACTAACAAAGGCAATAAAATGGAAGTTTGCGGATGCGAAATTATCATTCCACAAGGAGCAGTGAGCCGTACTTTTTCGAAGATTTGCATGTTTTCCCTATATTTTGGGAAAGCACTTAATTTG GACCAGAATACGCTCGCCGTTACACCTACTTTGCAATGCTCGCCTTCGCTGGAGTTTAACAAACCAATTACAATTAAGCTTCCAACTTGCTACACACAAACAAGACCTGGTGTTACGGCCACTGTTACG GCCATAAGCAGCCTTGATGGAACAACATGGAAAAACTTGACCGAAATCAAACATAACAAGGAACAAGTCATCACATTCCAAACTGACTCTTTTGGCTG A
- the LOC143447178 gene encoding uncharacterized protein LOC143447178 isoform X2, whose protein sequence is MASRTNRNSQISNIFAGWIHVKTSNADYKKLFGQLKGKEIRLFTNENRAKTAGNGQPDTIVSLSDVASIEKVLTQRAINKQAAFPSIVITYNRAVGKSDVRIRSLTAGDQDKWFLYLQAVGLLKIPEDTSNYLPGQIQELRDIINEHQQEVEGMYLELDNHDPASPISPISPISPIMPSAPSNAFSNNNSSFNKQLMDQLKKNFREPSQVQIPTKPPPPVPLGVRTDQPSWLFDSTDVSRLEAESILKENVQFGNLLVRRRPKTKNELWEFAVSIKISDPDKENEYKHFLVKEVTKDGANSSEFIINLGGKGHPPLYSLEDVVGHFVDQSQSGYVPLTGTCNMYDDTIASAPPTGGNPVVDRSLKRKTLNQPNYQNHGHGKEYYNVSQDIQQETPAHGASKASGRRQNYDLHMLGNHSSSQANSVPRLPEEPGYQDFS, encoded by the exons ATGGCATCAAGAACAAATCGGAATTCGCAAATAAGTAACATTTTTGCTGGATGGATTCATGTCAAAACGTCCAATGCG GACTACAAAAAGTTATTCGGTCAGTTGAAAGGCAAAGAAATTCGTCTTTTCACGAACGAAAACAGAGCAAAAACAGCAGGAAATGGCCAG CCTGATACTATTGTATCGTTAAGTGATGTTGCGAGTATTGAAAAGGTCTTAACTCAACGTGCAATAAACAAGCAAGCTGCTTTTCCTTCTATTGTCATCACATACAA TCGTGCTGTAGGAAAAAGCGACGTTAGAATACGAAGTCTGACTGCAGGCGACCAAGACAAGTGGTTCCTGTATCTGCAAGCAGTTGGTTTG TTGAAAATTCCAGAAGACACAAGCAATTATTTACCCGGGCAGATCCAGGAACTGCGAGACATTATTAACGAACATCAACAG GAAGTTGAAGGTATGTACTTGGAGTTAGATAATCACGATCCCGCAAGCCCAATAAGCCCTATAAGCCCAATAAGTCCAATAATGCCGTCAGCACCATCCAATGCATTTTCTAACAATAATTCAAGCTTTAATAAACAACTAATGGATCAGCTAAAGAAAAACTTCCGAGAACCATCTCAAGTTCAGATACCAACAAAG CCACCACCGCCTGTTCCCCTTGGAGTAAGAACAGATCAACCAAG TTGGTTGTTTGACTCAACCGATGTGAGCCGTTTGGAGGCTGAAAgtattttgaaagaaaatgtaCAGTTTGGAAACTTGTTGGTTCGCAGGAGACCGAAGACGAAGAATGAACTCTGGGAATTCGCCGTGTCGATAAAAATCTCTGATCCGGACAAAGAAAATGA ATACAAGCATTTCCTTGTGAAAGAGGTAACCAAAGACGGCGCCAATAGTTCGGAATTTATCATTAACCTTGGTGGGAAAGGGCATCCTCCGCTGTACTCGTTAGAAGACGTAGTTGGTCATTTCGTTGATCAAAGTCAAAGCGGGTATGTGCCCCTGACTGGGACGTGTAACATGTACGACGATACCATAGCAA GTGCACCACCTACTGGCGGTAATCCTGTTGTGGACCGCAgcttaaaaagaaaaa CGCTGAATCAACCGAATTATCAAAATCATGGTCACGGCAAAGAATATTACAACGTCTCCCAGGACATTCAACAAGAAACGCCTGCCCATGGAGCTTCAAAAGCCAGCGGCAGGAGGCAAAACTATG ATTTGCACATGCTGGGAAATCATAGCAGTTCGCAAGCAAACTCTGTTCCCAGACTTCCAGAAGAGCCGGGATACCAAGATTTCTCGTAG
- the LOC143447178 gene encoding uncharacterized protein LOC143447178 isoform X1 → MASRTNRNSQISNIFAGWIHVKTSNADYKKLFGQLKGKEIRLFTNENRAKTAGNGQPDTIVSLSDVASIEKVLTQRAINKQAAFPSIVITYNRAVGKSDVRIRSLTAGDQDKWFLYLQAVGLLKIPEDTSNYLPGQIQELRDIINEHQQKEVEGMYLELDNHDPASPISPISPISPIMPSAPSNAFSNNNSSFNKQLMDQLKKNFREPSQVQIPTKPPPPVPLGVRTDQPSWLFDSTDVSRLEAESILKENVQFGNLLVRRRPKTKNELWEFAVSIKISDPDKENEYKHFLVKEVTKDGANSSEFIINLGGKGHPPLYSLEDVVGHFVDQSQSGYVPLTGTCNMYDDTIASAPPTGGNPVVDRSLKRKTLNQPNYQNHGHGKEYYNVSQDIQQETPAHGASKASGRRQNYDLHMLGNHSSSQANSVPRLPEEPGYQDFS, encoded by the exons ATGGCATCAAGAACAAATCGGAATTCGCAAATAAGTAACATTTTTGCTGGATGGATTCATGTCAAAACGTCCAATGCG GACTACAAAAAGTTATTCGGTCAGTTGAAAGGCAAAGAAATTCGTCTTTTCACGAACGAAAACAGAGCAAAAACAGCAGGAAATGGCCAG CCTGATACTATTGTATCGTTAAGTGATGTTGCGAGTATTGAAAAGGTCTTAACTCAACGTGCAATAAACAAGCAAGCTGCTTTTCCTTCTATTGTCATCACATACAA TCGTGCTGTAGGAAAAAGCGACGTTAGAATACGAAGTCTGACTGCAGGCGACCAAGACAAGTGGTTCCTGTATCTGCAAGCAGTTGGTTTG TTGAAAATTCCAGAAGACACAAGCAATTATTTACCCGGGCAGATCCAGGAACTGCGAGACATTATTAACGAACATCAACAG AAGGAAGTTGAAGGTATGTACTTGGAGTTAGATAATCACGATCCCGCAAGCCCAATAAGCCCTATAAGCCCAATAAGTCCAATAATGCCGTCAGCACCATCCAATGCATTTTCTAACAATAATTCAAGCTTTAATAAACAACTAATGGATCAGCTAAAGAAAAACTTCCGAGAACCATCTCAAGTTCAGATACCAACAAAG CCACCACCGCCTGTTCCCCTTGGAGTAAGAACAGATCAACCAAG TTGGTTGTTTGACTCAACCGATGTGAGCCGTTTGGAGGCTGAAAgtattttgaaagaaaatgtaCAGTTTGGAAACTTGTTGGTTCGCAGGAGACCGAAGACGAAGAATGAACTCTGGGAATTCGCCGTGTCGATAAAAATCTCTGATCCGGACAAAGAAAATGA ATACAAGCATTTCCTTGTGAAAGAGGTAACCAAAGACGGCGCCAATAGTTCGGAATTTATCATTAACCTTGGTGGGAAAGGGCATCCTCCGCTGTACTCGTTAGAAGACGTAGTTGGTCATTTCGTTGATCAAAGTCAAAGCGGGTATGTGCCCCTGACTGGGACGTGTAACATGTACGACGATACCATAGCAA GTGCACCACCTACTGGCGGTAATCCTGTTGTGGACCGCAgcttaaaaagaaaaa CGCTGAATCAACCGAATTATCAAAATCATGGTCACGGCAAAGAATATTACAACGTCTCCCAGGACATTCAACAAGAAACGCCTGCCCATGGAGCTTCAAAAGCCAGCGGCAGGAGGCAAAACTATG ATTTGCACATGCTGGGAAATCATAGCAGTTCGCAAGCAAACTCTGTTCCCAGACTTCCAGAAGAGCCGGGATACCAAGATTTCTCGTAG